The following proteins come from a genomic window of Sardina pilchardus chromosome 13, fSarPil1.1, whole genome shotgun sequence:
- the ywhag2 gene encoding 14-3-3 protein gamma-B, with translation MVDREQLVQKARLAEQAERYDDMAAAMKSVTELNEALSNEERNLLSVAYKNVVGARRSSWRVISSIEQKTSADGNEKKIEMVRAYREKIEKELEAVCQDVLNLLDNFLIKNCSETQHESKVFYLKMKGDYYRYLAEVATGEKRATVVESSEKAYNEAHEISKEHMQPTHPIRLGLALNYSVFYYEIQNAPEQACHLAKTAFDDAIAELDTLNEDSYKDSTLIMQLLRDNLTLWTSDQQDDEGGEGNN, from the exons ATGGTTGATCGCGAGCAGCTGGTACAAAAAGCCAGGCTTGCCGAACAAGCTGAAAGATACGATGATATGGCAGCTGCCATGAAATCG GTGACAGAGCTGAACGAGGCCCTGTCGAACGAGGAGAGGAACCTGCTGTCGGTGGCGTATAAGAACGTGGTGGGCGCCCGACGCTCCTCCTGGCGTGTCATCTCCAGCATCGAGCAGAAGACCTCGGCCGACGGCAACGAGAAGAAGATCGAGATGGTGCGGGCGTACCGCGAGAAGATCGAGAAGGAGCTGGAGGCCGTGTGCCAGGACGTGCTCAACCTGCTGGACAACTTCCTGATCAAGAACTGCAGCGAGACCCAGCACGAGTCCAAGGTGTTCTACCTGAAGATGAAGGGCGACTACTACCGCTACCTGGCCGAGGTGGCCACGGGCGAGAAGCGCGCCACCGTGGTCGAGTCCTCCGAGAAGGCCTACAACGAGGCGCACGAGATCAGCAAGGAGCACATGCAGCCCACCCACCCGATCCGGCTGGGCCTGGCGCTCAACTACTCCGTCTTCTACTACGAGATCCAGAACGCGCCCGAGCAGGCCTGCCACCTGGCCAAGACCGCCTTCGACGACGCCATCGCCGAGCTGGACACCCTCAACGAAGACTCCTACAAAGACTCAACCCTCATCATGCAGCTGCTGCGAGACAACCTCACTCTGTGGACCAGTGATCAGCAAGACgatgagggaggggagggcaacaactaa